A genomic window from Oculatellaceae cyanobacterium includes:
- a CDS encoding transposase family protein encodes MTKLLNLPGVLVEDIHQTDSTLIFFVKSDNKIAVCPRCDQTSRRLHQNQRYLVKDLPLSNREVILSVNRRRFKCENCAKPEERKFRFCTKKEKFYLQIWTNSYSTGCA; translated from the coding sequence ATGACAAAATTGCTAAATTTACCAGGAGTTTTAGTAGAAGATATTCACCAAACAGACTCCACATTAATTTTCTTTGTTAAATCAGATAATAAAATAGCAGTTTGTCCCCGTTGCGATCAAACAAGTCGTCGTCTCCATCAAAATCAAAGATATTTAGTTAAAGATTTACCTCTGAGCAATAGAGAGGTAATTTTATCTGTAAATCGGCGACGATTTAAGTGTGAAAATTGTGCTAAACCAGAAGAGCGAAAATTTAGATTTTGTACCAAAAAAGAAAAATTTTACTTACAGATATGGACAAACAGTTACTCAACAGGTTGTGCATAG
- a CDS encoding ISL3 family transposase yields MLNQKSENLDFVPKKKNFTYRYGQTVTQQVVHSDIKNVAANNGLTPEEVESMVMFFANIFLPIDVSNLVRLGIEEISLVKGQGKFIVVLVDLDSHKLIGLVSARKQSEIEKVLLDWGEKVLSQIEEVSMDMTGNYKSLVKKLCPNAEVTVDRFHVTKMIHQELNQARISQRKTAQSLNLPEKTKLFEGLKGSKYILLKAESRLSSQQKQKLQQVKEASSLVGMMHSLKEEFHYLFQSNQDVGSGTLALIDWLKKAEPYYQKSVRTIKRWLAEVVGYFEQRTTNGIVEGINNKLKLLKRCGFGFRNFQNFQVRALLFWHFPNILAQ; encoded by the coding sequence GTGCTAAACCAGAAGAGCGAAAATTTAGATTTTGTACCAAAAAAGAAAAATTTTACTTACAGATATGGACAAACAGTTACTCAACAGGTTGTGCATAGTGATATTAAGAACGTCGCTGCTAATAACGGATTAACGCCAGAAGAAGTTGAGTCAATGGTAATGTTTTTTGCCAATATTTTTCTACCTATTGATGTAAGCAATTTAGTAAGATTAGGGATAGAGGAAATTAGTTTAGTCAAAGGTCAAGGTAAGTTTATAGTAGTTCTAGTAGACTTAGACAGTCATAAATTAATTGGGTTAGTGTCAGCGCGAAAGCAGTCTGAGATAGAGAAAGTACTGCTAGATTGGGGAGAAAAAGTCTTATCTCAGATAGAAGAAGTAAGTATGGATATGACAGGAAACTATAAATCATTAGTCAAAAAACTTTGTCCGAATGCTGAAGTAACAGTAGACAGATTTCATGTCACAAAAATGATTCATCAGGAGTTAAATCAGGCGAGAATTTCCCAAAGAAAAACGGCGCAATCATTGAATCTCCCAGAAAAAACTAAATTATTTGAGGGATTAAAAGGCAGTAAATATATATTATTAAAAGCTGAATCGCGGCTATCTAGTCAGCAAAAACAAAAATTACAACAGGTCAAAGAAGCCTCATCGTTAGTTGGAATGATGCACTCTTTAAAAGAAGAGTTTCACTATTTATTTCAAAGCAATCAGGATGTGGGGTCAGGAACCTTAGCACTAATTGATTGGTTAAAGAAAGCCGAACCTTACTACCAAAAAAGTGTCAGAACAATCAAGCGGTGGTTAGCGGAGGTAGTCGGTTACTTTGAACAAAGAACAACCAACGGTATAGTCGAAGGAATTAATAATAAACTCAAGCTCCTAAAACGTTGTGGATTTGGCTTTAGAAACTTCCAGAATTTTCAAGTCAGAGCTTTGCTTTTCTGGCACTTCCCTAATATTTTAGCACAGTAA
- a CDS encoding inositol monophosphatase family protein: MRLAGLNSIANHIARLKMWGAACYDLAFLAAGRTDAYLVYSFDIWDIMPGYLIAKEAGAVFSQLTGKPFDYNAKTLIGAANQEIMDELLKLIPYQPA; encoded by the coding sequence GTGAGATTAGCAGGATTAAACTCTATTGCTAATCATATTGCTCGGTTAAAAATGTGGGGTGCTGCCTGTTATGATTTAGCATTTTTGGCAGCAGGTAGAACAGATGCTTATCTTGTTTATTCTTTTGACATCTGGGATATCATGCCTGGTTATTTGATAGCAAAAGAAGCTGGGGCGGTATTTAGTCAACTTACTGGTAAGCCTTTCGATTATAATGCTAAAACTTTGATAGGTGCTGCAAATCAGGAAATAATGGATGAGCTATTAAAGCTAATTCCTTACCAGCCAGCATGA